In Trifolium pratense cultivar HEN17-A07 linkage group LG7, ARS_RC_1.1, whole genome shotgun sequence, a genomic segment contains:
- the LOC123897472 gene encoding thaumatin-like protein 1b, whose amino-acid sequence MDQLITKLFSIFLTLYISTPGVASTTFTLLNKCNYTVWPGILSNAGVAPLPTTGFVLQSGESKSITPPSSWGGRFWGRTLCSQDSTGKFSCLTGDCNSGKLECSGNGATPPATLAEFTLDGSDGLDFFDVSLVDGYNVPMLVVPQGGSGDNCKSTGCVEDLLGACPSELKVTSVDGKESVACKSACEAFGSAQYCCSGAYGSPNTCKPSSYSELFKNACPRAYSYAYDDKTSTFTCASAAEYIITFCPSTNSNKPSKKSWEGQNPKSDGSDSSSSPQLNNGSMVYVGAFDQSEISWATCTNVWESQTILLTVTTAMWLLCHFLHL is encoded by the exons ATGGATCAACtaattacaaaattattttcaattttccttACACTTTATATTTCAACACCAGGAGTAGCATCAACAACATTCACACTCCTTAACAAATGCAATTACACAGTGTGGCCGGGAATTCTCTCCAACGCCGGCGTTGCGCCACTTCCAACCACCGGTTTCGTTCTTCAATCCGGCGAATCCAAATCAATCACTCCACCTTCTTCCTGGGGAGGTCGTTTCTGGGGACGCACACTCTGTTCTCAAGACTCCACCGGAAAATTCTCCTGTCTCACCGGCGATTGTAACTCCGGCAAACTCGAATGCTCCGGTAACGGAGCAACACCACCGGCTACTTTAGCAGAATTCACTCTCGACGGATCCGATGGACTCGATTTCTTCGACGTGAGTTTGGTCGACGGTTATAACGTTCCTATGCTTGTTGTTCCACAAGGTGGCTCCGGTGATAACTGTAAAAGTACCGGTTGTGTTGAGGATTTACTCGGCGCGTGTCCTTCAGAGCTTAAGGTTACGAGCGTGGATGGGAAAGAGAGTGTGGCGTGTAAAAGTGCTTGTGAAGCGTTTGGATCGGCGCAGTATTGTTGCAGCGGCGCGTATGGTTCACCTAACACTTGTAAACCTTCAAGTTATTCTGAGTTGTTTAAGAATGCTTGCCCACGCGCTTATAGCTACGCGTATGATGATAAGACAAGCACGTTTACTTGTGCTTCTGCGGCTGAATACATAATCACGTTTTGCCCTTCCACTAACAGCAACAAACCCAG TAAAAAATCGTGGGAGGGACAAAATCCGAAATCAGATGGCAGTGACTCATCATCATCACCCCAGCTTAACAACGGTTCAATGGTGTACGTTGGTGCATTCGATCAGAGTGAAATATCATGGGCCACGTGTACTAATGTATGGGAATCCCAAACCATTCTTCTCACCGTTACAACGGCTATGTGGCTATTGTGTCATTTTCTCCACTTGTAA
- the LOC123894322 gene encoding uncharacterized protein LOC123894322 encodes MNFWKGIPTVQNFGQYTRVLFNPNIDAAAELKQRMLDRTISKPHSIYAINETTKAHVLDQWVYKTIRHTLSTLGLCAMGSVYAILGKVEHLEPNCDWWYLSCVCNTKVIPYDNMYYWRTCSRRVLIVSQG; translated from the exons ATGAATTTTTGGAAAG GTATACCTACTGTTCAGAATTTCGGACAATATACAAGGGTGTTATTCAATCCAAATATTGATGCCGCTGCAGAATTGAAGCAAAG AATGCTGGACAGAACAATTTCTAAGCCTCATTCGATATATGCAATAAATGAAACTACAAAAGCACATGTATTGGATCAGTGGGTGTACAAAACAATTAGACATACTCTATCAACCCTTGGTTTATGTGCAATG GGGTCGGTGTACGCTATATTGGGCAAAGTAGAACATTTGGAACCTAACTGCGATTGGTGGTATTTATCCTGTGTATGCAATACCAAAGTGATTCCTTATGATAATATGTATTATTGGAGAACATGCAGTAGACGTGTTTTAATTGTTAGTCAAGggtaa
- the LOC123899372 gene encoding protein PSK SIMULATOR 2-like, whose amino-acid sequence MGAVCSAGMTEGNAELGGGGGGKTLGFSGKLIKKEKCFPNLKQTFPDSRSNSQGKNQNDRENGISNEFGLSTSDSIGEKQITRKSSLLSKASYRAVDVLDTLGSGMQKLNTSGGFSSSMTSRGKKVSILAFEVANTISKGSILFHSLSQENMQLLKREILQSKAIQQLVSTDTKELISFAEMDKREEFNIFSREVIRFGNMCKDPQWHNLDRYFSRLDSNVLGDKQHQVDAEKTMQEFADLVDLTAELYRELSTYERDQHDYKQKIKEMESLNLPLKGDSITLFQSELKHQKKLVRNLKKKSLWSRNLEEIVEKLVDIVIYIHQAIYVFLGNHGTDAVKYGKGPQRLGEAGLTLHYANMINQIYMIASRPASLPTNTRDTLYRGLPNNIKNALPSQLRTISIPKEQSLTHIKAEMDKTLQWLVPFAANTIRAHQGFGWVGEWANTSNDFGDNTSKESNPIRLQTLHYADKQKIDVYIIELLVWIHHLINSVRSRQNASRPMAMPTQSPLKRPELQSKMRQFLILSLDRNNKPLGTELSPEDRMLLEKVIATRRSPGVSKSEELGVAKKTKAKLKFKSAGSSPVKESLGTTLIAKDRRYNALDIMDGLGS is encoded by the exons atgggagcGGTTTGTTCGGCGGGGATGACGGAGGGAAATGCAGAacttggaggaggaggaggagggaaGACTTTGGGGTTTTCTGGGAAGCTTATTAAGAAGGAAAAATGTTTCCCGAATCTGAAACAAACTTTTCCAGATTCAAGGTCTAATAGTCAAGGTAAAAACCAAAATGACAGAGAAAATGGAATTTCCAATGAATTCGGTTTATCCACTTCTGATTCAATTGGGGAAAAACAG atCACCCGAAAGAGCTCTTTACTGAGTAAAGCTAGCTATAGGGCAGTGGACGTTCTGGACACACTTGGAAGTGGTATGCAAAAGTTAAACACCAGTGGCGGGTTTTCCTCTAGCATGACTTCTAGAGGGAAGAAAGTATCAATATTGGCATTTGAAGTAGCTAATACAATATCCAAAGGATCCATTTTATTTCACTCACTTTCTCAAGAAAACATGCAGCTCCTTAAGAGGGAAATTTTACAATCGAAAGCCATTCAGCAATTAGTCTCAACTGATACGAAAGAGTTAATAAGTTTTGCTGAGATGGACAAAAG GGAAGAATTCAATATCTTTTCACGGGAAGTAATTAGATTTGGAAATATGTGTAAAGACCCTCAATGGCACAACCTAGATCGATATTTCTCAAG ATTAGACTCGAATGTCTTGGGCGACAAACAACATCAGGTAGATGCTGAAAAGACAATGCAGGAGTTTGCAGATCTAGTTGATCTCACTGCG GAATTATACCGCGAATTAAGTACCTATGAACGCGATCAACatgattataaacaaaaaattaaggaAATGGAGTCCTTGAATCTTCCTCTAAAAG GGGACAGTATCACACTTTTTCAAAGTGAGTTAAAGCATCAAAAAAAGCTCGTGAGGAACTTGAAAAAGAAGTCTCTTTGGTCCAGAAATTTAGAGGAG ATAGTTGAAAAGCTTGTTGATATTGTTATCTATATACATCAAGCAATTTACGTGTTCCTTGGAAACCATG GTACTGATGCTGTCAAGTATGGTAAAGGTCCTCAAAGACTTGGTGAAGCTGGTCTTACTCTACACTATGCTAACATGATCAATCAAATATATATGATT GCATCTCGCCCAGCTTCCCTTCCTACAAATACGAGGGATACATTATATCGAGGTTTGCCAAACAATATTAAGAATGCCCTTCCATCCCAGCTGCGAACCATTTCTATCCCGAAAGAG caatcatTGACTCATATCAAAGCTGAAATGGATAAGACTCTTCAGTGGCTTGTACCATTTGCCGCAAATACAATCAG AGCTCATCAAGGCTTTGGATGGGTTGGTGAATGGGCAAACACAAG TAATGACTTTGGCGATAACACGTCCAAAGAAAGTAACCCGATTCGCCTCCAGACACTTCACTACGCTGATAAACAGAAAATAGATGTTTACATTATTGAATTGCTGGTATGGATTCACCATTTGATTAACTCTGTAAGATCCAGACAAAATGCCTCGAGGCCAATGGCAATGCCCACGCAGTCTCCTCTCAAGAGACCTGAACTTCAGTCTAAGATGCGACAGTTTTTGATTCTGTCATTGGACCGAAACAATAAGCCATTGGGAACTGAACTTTCTCCAGAGGATAGGATGTTGCTGGAGAAAGTAATTGCAACGAGGAGGAGCCCAGGAGTTAGCAAAAGCGAGGAACTTGGTGTTGCCAAGAAAACTAAAGCCAAGCTTAAGTTCAAAAGTGCTGGGAGTTCCCCTGTTAAAGAGTCCTTGGGTACCACACTCATTGCCAAAGACCGAAGATATAATGCTTTGGATATTATGGATGGCTTAGGGTCTTGA